A region from the Aquimarina sp. ERC-38 genome encodes:
- a CDS encoding T9SS type A sorting domain-containing protein, with translation MKKIILILFTLAVQLNIYAQYNNNNYAPVSTFSATETNTVTTNSPFFDKIRTERVTSDQNIEWINFSPGTSGYCEEFWCHPTDANTMFSGADMHAAFGSWDSGKTWKTLKDSDGSGLEMRRVIDISFSLQNPDYGIAFANDQTGSKTSGRLYETTDRGRSWSIVSTVGKCHSKLAIHPTNDKIWLLGAGDFWNVKSNHRSAARPNGIKQTRANYGYVWKTIDKGATWKKVATNLAPDNLDVGRIIFDRNNPNHVIMATSQGMFRSTDLGETWAVSATGLPNNLPRDLTSYYDSGTGEFILYAIEQTVYNPKGSSISSSGGIYKSTDGGVSWQNITGNLAINLQTITNFGIRDNYHRTIANWLGISKAVSKSTYTTFPTAALPTFNRIVVNPTNKNEIYLVHNKRHTFSFGPGDVWKTENGGTTWTAVSRAGQYWIKNTNQAYWQSRNNPTGANIEFSHLQRSMDKGRESLSAARMLAITIEGNVFTGIGQQLLRSDNGGTTWTQADNYELAPGSDTWVGRGNTNLPGRFMLLETGIPNRKLLCSGEHGLWQTVNSGNFQNPDAVAIEQIEGQNNDDGMHTASTVAVKPDDPNTIYLLASRQEHRGKLRRSTDGGKTWANIATIFEASNSEFQNLAHQNSLLIDPSTPDHMYFCATRKTVSEVGNSVDQSILTKGTYGVYRSTNGGIDWRASNSGLPANSSVRRLTMDPDNPKVIYASLNQFGNKDVGGLYKSTDGAVSWSKVSIPPVIKSVNNFFIDRNTGFMFISAGARAGALSDGGVWKSENKGATWTRIFEAPYVWQTEVSPVNSDLIVISVAAQVPSMITNFLNPGIYLSMDAGTTWTKINKGLAHAERTVDVKPDPVDESILWSAGWGSGWYKAIIKSQSLSVPVEQDVRTNQEINMYPNPVASGIFQLHHIDDNTEYTIWNFQGKMIQSGYASANQDIQVSNLSSGLYILRILSNNASVSKSFKFVVN, from the coding sequence ATGAAAAAAATAATACTCATTTTATTTACATTAGCTGTACAGCTAAACATATATGCACAATATAACAACAACAATTATGCTCCTGTATCTACCTTTTCTGCTACAGAAACAAATACGGTAACAACTAATTCTCCTTTTTTTGATAAAATAAGAACAGAACGTGTTACATCTGACCAAAATATTGAATGGATTAATTTCTCACCGGGTACTTCAGGGTATTGCGAAGAATTCTGGTGTCACCCTACAGATGCTAATACTATGTTCAGCGGTGCTGATATGCATGCCGCTTTTGGGTCATGGGATAGCGGTAAAACCTGGAAAACCCTGAAAGACAGTGACGGTAGTGGCTTGGAAATGCGACGGGTAATTGATATTAGTTTTTCACTTCAAAACCCCGATTATGGTATTGCCTTTGCTAACGATCAGACAGGAAGTAAAACAAGCGGTAGATTATATGAAACCACAGACAGAGGAAGATCCTGGAGTATTGTATCTACGGTAGGAAAATGCCATTCAAAACTAGCGATTCATCCCACTAATGATAAGATCTGGCTTTTAGGTGCCGGTGATTTTTGGAATGTAAAGAGCAACCACCGTAGTGCTGCCCGACCCAATGGTATTAAACAAACAAGAGCTAACTACGGTTATGTATGGAAAACCATTGATAAAGGGGCTACCTGGAAAAAAGTGGCTACTAACCTGGCACCTGATAACCTGGATGTAGGTAGAATTATTTTTGATAGAAACAACCCTAACCACGTTATCATGGCAACAAGCCAGGGGATGTTTAGAAGTACTGATCTGGGTGAAACCTGGGCGGTAAGCGCTACTGGATTACCTAATAACTTACCCCGGGACTTGACTTCATATTACGATTCCGGTACCGGTGAATTTATCCTTTACGCAATAGAACAAACGGTATATAATCCTAAAGGCTCTTCGATTAGCAGTAGTGGAGGTATTTATAAAAGTACGGATGGTGGGGTGTCGTGGCAAAATATTACAGGTAATCTAGCCATAAATTTACAAACTATCACCAATTTTGGGATTAGGGATAATTATCACAGAACCATAGCTAACTGGTTAGGTATTTCAAAAGCCGTATCTAAATCCACTTACACCACTTTTCCTACCGCTGCTCTTCCGACGTTTAATCGAATTGTAGTAAATCCTACAAATAAAAACGAAATTTACTTGGTGCATAATAAACGCCATACTTTCAGCTTTGGCCCCGGTGACGTATGGAAAACTGAAAATGGTGGTACTACCTGGACGGCAGTTTCAAGAGCCGGGCAGTATTGGATAAAAAATACCAATCAGGCTTACTGGCAATCCAGAAATAACCCAACCGGAGCCAATATAGAATTTTCTCATCTACAACGTAGTATGGATAAAGGTAGAGAATCCTTATCTGCTGCTAGGATGCTTGCCATTACTATAGAAGGAAATGTTTTTACCGGAATCGGACAGCAACTATTACGATCTGATAACGGAGGTACGACCTGGACTCAAGCAGATAATTATGAATTAGCACCTGGTAGTGACACCTGGGTGGGAAGAGGAAATACCAACCTGCCCGGAAGATTTATGTTGTTAGAAACCGGAATTCCTAATCGTAAATTATTATGTAGCGGAGAACATGGCTTATGGCAAACGGTCAACTCCGGAAATTTTCAAAATCCGGATGCTGTAGCTATAGAACAAATAGAAGGGCAAAATAATGATGATGGAATGCATACTGCATCTACCGTAGCTGTAAAACCAGACGATCCTAATACCATCTACTTACTGGCATCACGTCAAGAACATAGGGGTAAATTAAGACGCTCCACAGATGGTGGCAAAACCTGGGCTAATATTGCTACCATATTTGAAGCTAGTAATTCGGAATTTCAAAATCTGGCACATCAAAATTCTTTACTGATCGATCCAAGTACGCCTGACCATATGTATTTCTGTGCTACTAGAAAAACCGTATCAGAAGTGGGTAATTCTGTCGATCAAAGTATATTAACAAAAGGCACCTATGGTGTATACAGGTCAACTAATGGCGGGATTGATTGGAGAGCTAGTAATTCCGGTTTACCTGCAAATAGTAGTGTACGTAGGTTGACAATGGATCCTGACAATCCAAAAGTAATATATGCGTCCTTAAACCAGTTTGGTAATAAGGATGTAGGGGGATTATATAAATCTACTGATGGAGCAGTAAGTTGGAGTAAAGTAAGCATTCCTCCTGTGATAAAATCAGTCAATAACTTTTTTATAGATAGAAATACCGGTTTTATGTTCATTTCTGCCGGAGCTCGTGCCGGAGCCTTATCCGATGGTGGTGTTTGGAAAAGTGAAAATAAAGGTGCTACCTGGACCCGTATTTTTGAAGCTCCATACGTCTGGCAAACGGAAGTATCACCGGTAAATTCCGATCTAATTGTAATTTCTGTGGCAGCTCAGGTACCTAGTATGATTACAAACTTCTTAAATCCGGGTATCTATTTATCTATGGATGCAGGTACTACCTGGACCAAAATTAATAAAGGTTTAGCACATGCAGAAAGAACTGTAGATGTGAAACCTGATCCTGTAGATGAATCAATTTTATGGAGTGCAGGATGGGGAAGTGGTTGGTATAAAGCCATTATAAAAAGTCAGAGCTTATCAGTACCTGTAGAGCAAGACGTAAGAACAAATCAAGAAATTAATATGTATCCGAACCCGGTTGCATCCGGAATATTTCAATTACATCA
- a CDS encoding glycoside hydrolase family 2 TIM barrel-domain containing protein translates to MAHLKSVTLILWLLTTTCLLGQKNKIEVVADQNFNANWLFLNDSIAAGETIDVNDKNWRTVNLPHDWAIEGPFDKKYNARNGGLPTDGISWYRKHFTIENKFKNKHISIEFDGAMNNSKVWINGHFLGFRHYGYSGFEYDLTPHINFDKDNVIAVQLAPEVLSGRWYAGAGLYRNVRLKINEPIHIPQWGTYVTTPEVTDKKATVQIETTVKNTTKANTAIQLETTILDKDNNKVAGDLQSITSKNGTKTKHIQRIVIKNPLLWDIGKPNLYKAISQLKIGNQVVDEYETEFGIRTIEFKKDGFYLNGNAVELNGVCMHHDLGPLGAAVNYRATERQMQIMQQMGANALRTSHNPPSTEMLQVCDRLGIVVIDEAFDEWKTPKVPNGYSNYFDEWAEIDLRDMIKRDRNHPSVIMWSIGNEILEQSQEDGWKVAKMLNDICHDEDDTRPTTAGFNYYPASFTNKLAYQIDVVGVNYKPAYYAEIREQNPDMIFYGSETSSQTSTRGYYDIPLDYTVKKETNQVSSYDVTVGPPWAYSPDVEFDAQEANPDVLGEFIWTGFDYLGEPTPYGGKDNSTNGYWNDDWPSHASYFAPVDLCGFPKDRFYLYQSQWTTEPMIHVLPHWNWEEKKGETIPVFAYTNCDEAELFVNGKSFGKKVKGKDLTDVFTEYRGFETEGYNFNRGIFKSKYRLSWEVPYQPGSIKVVGYKNGKKLVSKEIKTAGKPAKIKLIADRVKIDADGKDLSFITVRIEDKDGNLCPNAENLVNFEVNGNGAFKAVGNGNSASLESFQEPFIKAFYGKCLLIVKSSLEEGTIKIKASSEGLSPNTIEIKTVKL, encoded by the coding sequence ATGGCACACCTTAAAAGTGTTACTCTTATTTTATGGCTATTGACTACAACCTGTCTCCTTGGTCAGAAAAACAAAATTGAAGTAGTAGCAGACCAAAATTTTAATGCAAACTGGTTATTTTTAAATGATTCGATAGCAGCAGGAGAAACTATTGATGTAAACGATAAAAACTGGAGAACAGTAAACCTCCCTCATGACTGGGCCATAGAAGGGCCTTTTGATAAGAAATACAACGCTAGAAATGGCGGGCTTCCTACGGATGGTATTTCCTGGTATAGGAAACATTTTACCATTGAAAATAAATTTAAAAATAAGCATATATCTATTGAATTTGATGGTGCTATGAATAATTCTAAAGTCTGGATTAACGGTCATTTCTTAGGTTTTCGGCATTACGGGTATAGCGGTTTTGAATACGATTTGACACCTCATATTAACTTTGATAAGGACAATGTGATAGCCGTGCAGTTAGCCCCTGAAGTTTTGTCCGGCAGATGGTACGCCGGAGCTGGTTTATATCGTAATGTACGATTGAAAATAAATGAACCCATACACATTCCGCAGTGGGGCACTTACGTCACTACTCCGGAAGTTACCGATAAAAAAGCAACGGTTCAGATAGAAACTACCGTAAAAAACACAACAAAAGCTAACACTGCAATCCAACTGGAAACTACCATACTAGACAAAGACAACAACAAAGTTGCCGGAGACTTGCAAAGCATCACGTCTAAGAATGGAACTAAAACTAAACATATCCAGCGAATTGTTATAAAGAATCCGTTGCTTTGGGATATTGGAAAACCCAATTTATACAAAGCTATAAGTCAGTTAAAAATAGGTAATCAAGTGGTTGACGAATATGAAACGGAGTTTGGAATTCGAACGATTGAATTTAAAAAGGATGGTTTTTATTTAAATGGTAATGCCGTTGAACTTAATGGGGTATGTATGCATCATGACCTTGGCCCGCTTGGGGCAGCTGTAAATTACAGAGCTACAGAACGTCAAATGCAGATCATGCAACAAATGGGAGCTAATGCACTGAGAACAAGTCATAACCCCCCTTCTACAGAAATGTTACAGGTTTGTGATCGCCTGGGAATTGTAGTTATTGATGAGGCTTTTGATGAATGGAAAACCCCTAAAGTACCAAATGGTTATAGTAACTATTTTGACGAGTGGGCAGAAATTGATTTAAGGGATATGATTAAGAGAGATCGCAATCATCCTTCGGTCATCATGTGGAGTATTGGTAACGAAATTTTGGAACAAAGTCAGGAAGACGGGTGGAAAGTAGCAAAAATGCTAAATGACATTTGCCATGATGAGGATGATACGCGCCCAACTACGGCTGGTTTCAACTATTATCCTGCATCCTTTACTAATAAATTAGCATATCAGATAGACGTAGTAGGCGTTAACTATAAGCCTGCGTATTACGCTGAAATAAGAGAACAAAATCCGGATATGATCTTCTACGGATCTGAAACCTCTTCACAAACAAGTACGCGAGGGTACTACGATATCCCTTTAGACTACACCGTTAAAAAAGAAACCAATCAGGTTTCCAGTTATGACGTTACCGTAGGGCCACCCTGGGCGTACTCACCAGATGTTGAATTTGATGCACAAGAAGCTAATCCTGATGTACTAGGTGAATTTATCTGGACCGGATTTGATTATTTGGGCGAACCAACTCCTTACGGTGGTAAAGATAATTCTACTAATGGTTACTGGAATGACGACTGGCCGTCTCACGCTTCTTATTTTGCTCCGGTAGACCTATGCGGTTTCCCTAAAGACCGGTTTTATCTATATCAAAGCCAATGGACCACAGAACCTATGATTCACGTATTACCACATTGGAACTGGGAAGAAAAAAAAGGAGAAACCATCCCGGTCTTTGCCTATACTAATTGTGATGAAGCCGAATTGTTTGTAAATGGAAAATCCTTCGGTAAAAAGGTTAAAGGAAAAGACCTGACCGATGTATTTACAGAATACAGGGGATTTGAAACAGAAGGATATAATTTTAACCGAGGTATTTTTAAATCCAAATATCGATTATCCTGGGAGGTTCCGTATCAACCGGGAAGTATCAAAGTGGTAGGTTATAAAAACGGAAAAAAGCTGGTAAGCAAAGAAATTAAAACTGCCGGGAAACCTGCCAAAATTAAATTAATTGCAGATCGTGTTAAAATAGATGCAGATGGTAAAGATTTATCCTTTATAACGGTAAGAATTGAGGATAAAGACGGTAACTTATGCCCAAATGCGGAAAACCTGGTGAATTTTGAGGTAAACGGAAACGGTGCGTTTAAAGCTGTCGGTAACGGTAACTCTGCTTCTTTAGAGTCTTTTCAAGAACCTTTTATCAAAGCTTTCTACGGAAAATGTTTGCTTATTGTCAAATCATCTTTAGAAGAAGGCACAATCAAAATAAAAGCAAGTTCAGAAGGTCTTTCTCCAAATACTATTGAAATTAAAACTGTAAAGTTGTAG
- a CDS encoding glycoside hydrolase family 2 protein, whose product MKVSFLLLISFFTLQIGYTQNKLAYGVEVGDRTKTNLNQGWKYSKTHANGTTPTGITYDDSSWEDVSIPHTTQLVSSEMDSIKETWVQETYLRNVSWYRKKVKINADSSKKVFLEFEAVHNATELWVNGNKVGTYAVNGYTPFHFDITDFVNFGEENTIAIKADNGFSQVIPPDPHETDYVKFGGLYRDLYLVTTNKLHVNYNWEAYDAGVHITTPTVNKNNGTVTVKTTVKNENTTSKRSKIVTNIIDKKGFVIKKITSEAIIAANATYTFRQTAIIEDDYHLWSPDTPYLYRANSVIYDEDIPVDFVENTFGFRKFTLEKGKGFVLNGEPLFLIGANRHQNYPNIGDAVPNSFHYKEALQYKKAGMNIIRLSHYTQDDAFIKACDELGIFVYEEPSTWINWGDEAWFSNLERATRTMIRNHRNHPSIIVWGAGINHRGPVPQMQTVAKEEDPFRITASASSPWNGVKNQGITDVYATMDYRRSEFPETAFTIVMEHGSSPNSEVNQFHISRYKGSKNNFAAITWLGADYNHLQPNVDDEQWKRDFMTTYGVLSAYRVPKPVYYWYQSELVPKPMVHIADETASRDGKVRIFSNCQEVALYHNDQLVARQLPDNDVTKQHLNHPSFTFRYNWKEGRLKAIGYTNGEKVTEFVRHKEGRPTRLKLSFNITDQPFYAGGSDLRLVHASILDANGEVVTTANNKIQFSISGAGTIVDNGTIDANPARLYNGVASIYIRATNSPGTITVTAKADGIPTQKIKATTVVYDPDEFIHELSPIYDFPVSKVDIGGEEQLVQFDWEAWTGNSNKDLQFTLNEFNAQIAVISDEKIAWLGNSAMLGNLSFVGTDGLYIEKGKLTIKISNLKAGTYELESFHHSRRPKIKMTNEIEVEVTDTNGTISRKSDDHVVNYYKNDNSGERKPLSITSQFESNGKDGVLLHFKNLQEKGDIPLNGFILKQLK is encoded by the coding sequence ATGAAAGTTTCGTTTTTGTTACTAATTAGTTTTTTTACTTTACAAATCGGCTATACGCAAAACAAGTTGGCTTACGGAGTAGAAGTTGGGGATAGAACTAAAACAAATTTGAACCAAGGATGGAAGTATAGTAAAACCCACGCAAATGGTACCACTCCAACAGGTATCACCTATGATGATTCTTCCTGGGAAGATGTTTCCATTCCACATACCACACAATTGGTTTCTTCTGAAATGGATAGTATTAAAGAAACCTGGGTGCAGGAAACCTATCTGCGTAATGTAAGTTGGTATAGAAAGAAAGTTAAAATTAATGCGGATTCCTCTAAAAAAGTTTTTCTGGAATTCGAAGCAGTACATAATGCAACCGAATTATGGGTGAATGGTAATAAAGTGGGGACGTATGCAGTTAACGGATACACCCCGTTTCATTTTGATATTACTGATTTTGTAAACTTTGGGGAAGAAAATACTATTGCCATAAAAGCTGATAATGGTTTTAGCCAGGTGATTCCGCCGGACCCGCATGAAACCGACTATGTAAAATTTGGTGGTTTGTATCGTGACCTTTATTTAGTTACTACTAATAAACTTCACGTAAATTATAACTGGGAAGCCTATGATGCCGGGGTTCATATTACCACACCTACGGTAAATAAAAATAATGGTACGGTTACCGTTAAAACTACGGTAAAGAACGAAAATACCACGAGTAAACGAAGTAAAATAGTAACTAATATTATCGATAAAAAAGGCTTCGTTATTAAAAAAATAACTTCCGAAGCGATAATTGCAGCAAATGCTACGTATACCTTTAGGCAAACCGCTATTATTGAAGATGATTATCATCTATGGTCTCCCGATACCCCCTATTTATATCGGGCGAATTCTGTAATTTACGATGAGGATATACCGGTTGATTTTGTAGAGAATACCTTTGGTTTCAGAAAATTCACTCTGGAAAAAGGCAAAGGTTTTGTCTTAAATGGAGAACCTCTGTTTCTAATTGGTGCTAACCGGCATCAAAACTACCCTAACATTGGTGATGCCGTTCCCAACTCATTTCATTATAAGGAAGCTTTGCAGTATAAAAAAGCAGGGATGAATATTATCCGGCTCTCTCATTATACACAAGATGATGCCTTTATAAAAGCTTGTGACGAATTAGGTATTTTTGTGTATGAAGAACCATCCACCTGGATCAACTGGGGTGATGAAGCCTGGTTTTCAAACTTAGAACGCGCTACCAGAACCATGATCCGCAATCATAGAAATCATCCTTCTATCATCGTCTGGGGAGCCGGCATCAACCATCGGGGTCCGGTTCCACAAATGCAAACCGTAGCCAAAGAGGAAGACCCATTTCGAATAACCGCCTCCGCTTCAAGTCCGTGGAACGGGGTTAAAAACCAAGGGATCACTGATGTGTATGCCACTATGGATTATCGCAGATCAGAGTTTCCGGAAACTGCGTTTACCATAGTTATGGAGCACGGAAGTTCTCCGAACTCTGAAGTAAATCAATTTCATATTTCCCGGTATAAAGGCAGTAAAAACAACTTTGCCGCTATTACCTGGCTTGGAGCTGATTACAATCATTTGCAACCTAACGTAGACGATGAGCAATGGAAACGCGATTTTATGACTACCTACGGAGTACTTTCTGCATATCGCGTCCCAAAACCAGTGTATTACTGGTATCAATCAGAACTGGTTCCCAAACCTATGGTACATATAGCCGATGAAACCGCTTCAAGAGATGGTAAAGTTCGTATTTTTAGTAATTGTCAGGAAGTGGCCTTGTATCATAATGACCAACTTGTTGCCCGGCAATTGCCGGATAATGACGTAACCAAACAACATCTAAATCATCCTTCCTTTACTTTTAGGTATAACTGGAAAGAGGGAAGGTTAAAAGCAATTGGGTATACGAACGGAGAAAAAGTAACCGAATTTGTTCGACACAAAGAAGGTAGACCAACCCGTTTAAAATTAAGTTTTAATATTACAGATCAACCTTTTTACGCCGGGGGGTCTGATTTAAGATTGGTTCATGCTTCTATACTGGATGCTAACGGAGAAGTTGTTACCACAGCAAATAATAAAATACAATTTTCTATTTCAGGTGCGGGAACCATCGTCGACAATGGAACGATAGATGCTAATCCGGCCCGTTTATATAATGGTGTCGCCAGTATTTACATTAGAGCTACTAACTCTCCAGGAACTATTACGGTCACTGCTAAAGCAGATGGAATACCAACTCAAAAAATCAAGGCAACTACCGTAGTCTATGATCCTGATGAGTTTATTCATGAACTCTCCCCTATTTATGACTTCCCAGTATCTAAAGTGGATATTGGTGGAGAGGAACAGTTAGTTCAGTTCGATTGGGAAGCATGGACAGGAAACTCTAACAAAGACTTACAATTTACTTTAAATGAGTTTAATGCTCAAATAGCCGTTATTTCTGATGAAAAGATTGCATGGTTAGGAAATAGTGCTATGCTCGGCAACTTAAGTTTTGTAGGTACGGACGGGTTGTATATTGAAAAAGGGAAACTGACCATAAAAATTTCAAATCTAAAAGCCGGGACTTACGAGTTGGAGAGTTTTCATCATTCCAGAAGACCTAAAATAAAAATGACTAATGAAATAGAAGTAGAAGTTACAGATACAAATGGGACAATTTCCAGAAAATCAGACGATCATGTGGTAAATTATTATAAGAATGATAATTCTGGTGAACGCAAACCTCTTTCTATCACCTCTCAATTTGAATCTAACGGAAAAGATGGGGTTTTACTTCACTTTAAAAATCTTCAGGAAAAAGGAGACATTCCTCTAAACGGATTTATTTTAAAACAATTAAAATAA
- a CDS encoding sulfatase-like hydrolase/transferase: MKIPFSLLMAVSLLFSCGTKTGKNTTTKQKPNIVFIFTDDQTYSSIHALGNEEIITPTMDSLVREGTTLTHVYNMGAWSGAVCAASRAMLISGRSVWKANHFRKNWNKNRALDKTWGKLLESQGYDTYMTGKWHVDAPADSVFQHTRHVRAGMPKDAWDHKVMARKIDSITKVQNANFAAIMPDGYGRPQFVSDTSWSPYDTSKGGFWEDGKHWSEVLKDDAILFINEAETKENPFFMYLAFNAPHDPRQAPKEYLEKYNLNTISIPESYLPQYPYKQDMASGQNVRDEALAPFPRTELAIKTHTKEYYASITHVDAQIGKILQALKASGKMNNTYIIFTADHGLAMGRHGLLGKQNLFDHSIRPPMIILGPDIPKNKKTDTDVYLQDAMATSLEIAGVKKPEYVEFNSFLDIAKGTETASKYTAIYGAYRDAQRMIRKDGYKLLVYPKIKKTLLFDLENDPEEMYDIANEPEQKERFASLFKELEQLQKSMDDSLDISDCYQKTTNTTTKLQLTHGTP, from the coding sequence ATGAAGATTCCCTTTTCTCTACTAATGGCGGTTAGCCTTCTTTTTTCATGTGGTACAAAAACCGGAAAGAATACTACTACTAAACAAAAACCTAATATCGTATTTATCTTTACAGATGATCAAACCTATTCATCCATACATGCTTTAGGAAACGAAGAAATTATTACCCCAACCATGGATTCATTAGTCCGAGAAGGTACGACGCTTACCCACGTGTACAATATGGGTGCCTGGAGTGGTGCTGTCTGTGCTGCGTCCAGGGCTATGTTAATCTCCGGAAGGTCGGTATGGAAAGCTAATCATTTTAGAAAGAACTGGAATAAAAATAGAGCCCTGGATAAAACCTGGGGTAAATTATTAGAATCGCAAGGCTATGACACCTATATGACCGGTAAATGGCACGTGGATGCTCCAGCTGATAGCGTTTTTCAGCATACCCGGCATGTAAGAGCAGGTATGCCAAAAGATGCATGGGATCACAAGGTCATGGCCAGAAAGATAGACTCTATAACTAAAGTTCAAAACGCTAATTTTGCTGCCATCATGCCTGATGGATATGGTCGTCCCCAATTTGTATCAGACACATCCTGGTCTCCGTATGACACTTCTAAAGGGGGTTTTTGGGAAGATGGAAAACACTGGAGTGAGGTCTTAAAAGACGATGCTATCCTCTTTATAAATGAAGCCGAAACAAAAGAGAACCCGTTTTTTATGTACCTGGCATTCAATGCGCCGCATGATCCTAGGCAAGCTCCAAAAGAATATTTAGAGAAATATAATTTAAACACTATCTCCATTCCTGAAAGTTACTTACCACAATATCCGTATAAACAAGACATGGCAAGTGGTCAAAACGTGAGAGACGAAGCTTTAGCACCTTTTCCTCGAACAGAACTAGCTATAAAAACACATACTAAAGAATATTATGCCAGTATTACCCATGTAGATGCACAAATTGGTAAAATCCTTCAGGCTCTTAAGGCTTCCGGCAAAATGAACAATACTTATATTATCTTTACTGCTGATCATGGTTTAGCCATGGGGCGTCACGGGTTATTAGGAAAGCAAAACTTATTTGACCATAGTATCAGGCCACCTATGATTATTTTAGGCCCCGATATTCCAAAAAATAAGAAAACAGATACTGATGTTTATTTACAAGATGCAATGGCAACCTCACTGGAAATTGCCGGAGTCAAAAAACCGGAATATGTTGAGTTTAATAGTTTTTTAGATATAGCAAAGGGAACAGAAACAGCTAGTAAATATACTGCGATCTATGGTGCTTATCGGGATGCACAACGCATGATCAGAAAGGATGGTTATAAACTATTAGTATATCCGAAAATAAAAAAAACACTTTTATTTGACTTAGAAAACGATCCGGAAGAGATGTACGATATTGCTAATGAACCCGAACAAAAAGAACGTTTTGCATCTTTATTTAAAGAATTAGAACAATTACAAAAAAGTATGGATGACTCTTTGGATATTTCAGACTGTTATCAAAAAACCACTAATACTACGACTAAATTACAATTAACGCATGGCACACCTTAA